Below is a window of Picosynechococcus sp. PCC 7002 DNA.
CAACTGGTTCACCTTTAACGGCACGGACAATGTTGCCTTTCTCAAATAGATTAAACACCATAATCGGGATGTCGTTTTCTTTGCAAAGGGCGATCGCCGTCCCATCCATTACCCTTAAATCATTGGCGAGAACGTGGGCATAGGTCAAGCTTTCATAGCGTTTTGCTGCGGGATTTTTCGCTGGATCGCTGTCGTAAACCCCATCAACTTTGGTGGCTTTGAAGATCACTTCGGCGTCAATTTCGGCGGCCCTCAGGGCAGCGGTGGTATCGGTGGTAAAGAATGGATTCCCGGAGCCTGCGCCAAAAATTACTACCCGGCCTTTTTCTAAATGCCGGATGGCCCGTCGCCGGATATAGGGTTCTGCGACCTCTTGCATGGCGATCGCCGTTTGGACTCGGGTCGGAATATCGATTTGTTCGAGGGCATCCTGGAGTGTCATGGCATTCATCACCGTCGCGATCATGCCAATATAATCCGCCGTGGCCCGATCCATCCCTTTAGCCGAAGCCTGTACCCCACGGAAAATATTGCCACCGCCAACCACGATCACAATTTGCACACCGCTGGAGACAACTTCCGCAATTTCTTTGGCGATGTCTGATACGATTTGCGGGTCAATCCCGTAACCGAGATCCCCCATCAGAGCCTCACCACTCAGCTTTAAAAGAACACGTTGGTACGCCATCGGTTGTCCCGTTCCTATCTAACTCGCGTTTTGCCTCCATTAAAATAGCAGCTTTTCGGAAATTGCGGCCCGACCCAAGAAAACTTTGCGCCCTGAAAAAGTATTTTATTTTTTATTACCATTTAGATTATTAAAGTGAATCTAAATCAAAAATTATCACTGGAGCAACGGCAATGGGCACAGTCACCGCCGCAGATCAATGGCATTGGCAAGCATGGGAAGGGCGGCCCTATTTAACCTGTGAGCTGTTAGAGCCTTGGCACCATGGCTTTTTTACCCAAGCTTTTGCCCCGGAACTGCCAGAAAACCTTGTGAAAATTTTCCATCCGGAAATCCCGGCCTACCGTGTCAAACAGGTTCATGGGAATACCGTCCTCACGCCCCACGAAATTAATTGGGAAGGGGAGCATTTTTCACCAGCGGATGGGATTGTTTCAACGGCTTCCCAACAGGCGGTTTTCGTCGCCACAGCAGATTGCACGCCAGCACTCATTGGTGATCGCCGCACCGGACAAGTGGCAGCCATCCATGCGGGCTGGCGGGGTACAGCAAAACGGATTATCCCCGAAGCGATTCAAAAATTTCTCGATGCGGGTTCTGAAATAAAAGATTTGCTGGTTGCCCTTGGCCCGGCCATCAGTGGCGAAGTTTACCAAGTCTCCACCGATGTTGCCGTCGAGATGGGAGTCAGTTTAGGCTTGCAGGATCTTGCAGATGATCTCGATGGGATGCTCCTCGCCCTGGAAAATCTCCTGGATTCACCGATCCTGCCCGATGATGAACATGAAAAAGTGCGCCTTGATGTCCGTCGCGTCAATCAATTACAGCTTGAGCAGTTGGGTCTAGATCTTGGGCAAATGGCGATCGCCCCCCACTGCACCTACCAACAGCCTGAACATTTCTTTTCCTATCGCCGCAGTAACCAAAAAAACGTGCAATGGTCAGGAATTGTTTCCCGCTAACCCCAGGCGAAAGTTTCGATAAAAAAAGAGAGGCCTTTGCAGTACCTCCCTTCATCGCTAAAATTTGCAATCAATTGTGCAGTTTATAGAAAAAGCTTGTGGAACCCAAAGGAAAATACCTGGTGTCCGCAACTATTCTGCTTACTCTGTTGCACTCATGTATTCATCATCAGTATCGAGATCTTCACTCTCGTCCACTTGATCTTCAACGGTCAGACCAGCCGCTTCAGCCCGGAGCTTTTCGCGGTACTTCTCTGCCATTTCCTCGGCCTTTTCAAACACAAGGTCGCGGTTCTTGAGCATATCGCCCGGTTCGGGTTCAAGCTGCTTCGTCGACAAGGAGATCCGACCCCGTTCCGCATCAAGATCAATGATCATTACCTTCAGTTCGTCGTTCACCTGGAAGACGCTGTGGGGCGTATCAATGTGGTCGTGGGAGATTTCAGAAATGTGGAGCAGGCCGCTGACACCGCCGATATCAATAAACGCACCATAGGGCTTGATCCCACGGACAGAACCCACAACGACTTCGCCGACTTCTAAGCCATTCATCTTCCGCTCAACTAGCGCCCGACGGTGGCTGAGGACGAGGCGATTGCGGTCTTCATCGACTTCGAGGAATTTGAGGGGCAGTTCCTGGCCGACGAGATCTTCTTTCGCTTGGCGAGTGCTGATGTGAGAACCGGGAATAAAACCGCGCAACCCTTCAATACGCACCAAAGCACCACCACGGTTAGTGGCAAATACCAAAGAGCGCACCGTCGCATCTTCTGCTTGGAGTTGACGGACACGTTCCCACGCTCTCATGTATTCAATGCGGCGGATGGAGAGGGTAAGCTGACC
It encodes the following:
- the pyrH gene encoding UMP kinase gives rise to the protein MAYQRVLLKLSGEALMGDLGYGIDPQIVSDIAKEIAEVVSSGVQIVIVVGGGNIFRGVQASAKGMDRATADYIGMIATVMNAMTLQDALEQIDIPTRVQTAIAMQEVAEPYIRRRAIRHLEKGRVVIFGAGSGNPFFTTDTTAALRAAEIDAEVIFKATKVDGVYDSDPAKNPAAKRYESLTYAHVLANDLRVMDGTAIALCKENDIPIMVFNLFEKGNIVRAVKGEPVGTIVGGSCAVK
- a CDS encoding 30S ribosomal protein S1, with protein sequence MVSQNTATVDIGFTHDDFAALLDKYDYHFSPGDIVPGTVFSMEPRGALIDIGAKTAAYIPIQEMSINRVDTPDEVLQSDETREFFILTDENEDGQLTLSIRRIEYMRAWERVRQLQAEDATVRSLVFATNRGGALVRIEGLRGFIPGSHISTRQAKEDLVGQELPLKFLEVDEDRNRLVLSHRRALVERKMNGLEVGEVVVGSVRGIKPYGAFIDIGGVSGLLHISEISHDHIDTPHSVFQVNDELKVMIIDLDAERGRISLSTKQLEPEPGDMLKNRDLVFEKAEEMAEKYREKLRAEAAGLTVEDQVDESEDLDTDDEYMSATE
- the pgeF gene encoding peptidoglycan editing factor PgeF, which gives rise to MGTVTAADQWHWQAWEGRPYLTCELLEPWHHGFFTQAFAPELPENLVKIFHPEIPAYRVKQVHGNTVLTPHEINWEGEHFSPADGIVSTASQQAVFVATADCTPALIGDRRTGQVAAIHAGWRGTAKRIIPEAIQKFLDAGSEIKDLLVALGPAISGEVYQVSTDVAVEMGVSLGLQDLADDLDGMLLALENLLDSPILPDDEHEKVRLDVRRVNQLQLEQLGLDLGQMAIAPHCTYQQPEHFFSYRRSNQKNVQWSGIVSR